The Drosophila nasuta strain 15112-1781.00 chromosome 2L, ASM2355853v1, whole genome shotgun sequence genome window below encodes:
- the LOC132798148 gene encoding histone acetyltransferase Tip60-like, with protein sequence MSSETYSKSAVSLVVGCRLQVLMKATGKWQLAEILAIKEVDRKRQFYVHYIDCNKRLDEWVSIDNVKLLQMEIDTDRGSCSGAVKNSQEKIQRNAELNGEKSLELQRYIHCELTKDAQEVSNVKPKLFDNDENTHKDGKVANIKSSGTEKKIDEEDVRNVEWIELGKYRIKPWYFSPYPKELCQGDCIYLCAFCLKYCGCRESLGRHLSKCTLKHPPGNEIYRKDSISMFEIDGRRNKIFARNLCLLAKLFLDHKNLDYDVDPFLFYVMTEFDSRGFHIIGYFSKEKISADGNNLACLLTLPPYQRHGYGKLLIEFSYELSKVEGKTGSPEKPLSDLGLLSYRSYWTWAVLEVLINYTSVLNGDRPSTTIIDISEQTGIHKDDVIYTLNNLNLLKYSKGQHIICVDKDTITQHHVAMQKCKLRIDSNCLRWTPKY encoded by the coding sequence ATGAGTTCAGAAACATATAGTAAGAGTGCTGTGTCTCTGGTTGTGGGATGCCGTCTTCAAGTCCTCATGAAAGCGACTGGGAAGTGGCAACTGGCGGAGATATTAGCCATAAAGGAAGTTGATAGAAAGCGCCAATTTTACGTCCACTACATTGATTGCAATAAGCGACTGGATGAATGGGTATCTATTGATAATGTAAAATTgctgcaaatggaaattgacACCGACCGCGGCAGTTGCAGCGGCGCTGTTAAAAATTCACAAGAGAAAATTCAACGGAATGCTGAACTCAACGGTGAAAAGTCCCTTGAGCTTCAAAGGTACATACATTGCGAACTCACGAAGGATGCTCAAGAAGTTTCTAATGTTAAGCCAAAGCTATTTGACAATGATGAAAACACACATAAGGATGGAAAAGtagcaaatattaaatcatcTGGCACCGAGAAAAAAATAGACGAGGAAGATGTAAGGAATGTGGAATGGATCGAGCTAGGAAAGTATCGCATCAAGCCCTGGTACTTTTCGCCATATCCGAAGGAGCTTTGTCAAGGGGATTGCATTTACTTGTGCGCATTCTGTCTAAAATATTGTGGCTGTCGCGAGAGCTTGGGTCGTCATTTATCCAAGTGTACATTAAAGCATCCGCCTGGCAATGAGATCTACCGCAAGGACAGTATTTCTATGTTTGAGATCGATGGTCGTCGAAACAAGATATTTGCTCGAAATTTATGCTTACTGGCTAAACTATTTTTAGATCACAAAAATCTTGATTATGATGTGGATCCTTTTCTCTTTTACGTAATGACGGAGTTCGATTCTCGAGGCTTTCACATTATCGGTTACTtctcaaaagaaaaaatcagCGCTGATGGAAATAACTTGGCTTGCCTATTGACCTTACCGCCATATCAGCGCCATGGCTACGGGAAACTGCTAATTGAGTTCAGCTATGAGCTTTCCAAAGTCGAGGGCAAAACAGGATCTCCAGAAAAGCCACTGTCTGATCTGGGCCTTCTGTCATATCGTTCTTATTGGACATGGGCTGTACTCGAGGTTTTAATCAATTACACTTCCGTACTTAATGGCGACCGACCAAGCACAACAATTATTGATATTTCCGAACAAACTGGCATACATAAGGACGATGTTATTTATACATTAAATAACCTCAATCTTCTCAAATATAGTAAGGGACAGCATATAATTTGCGTCGACAAAGACACCATTACGCAGCATCATGTTGCgatgcaaaaatgtaaactaCGCATAGATTCAAACTGTCTGCGCTGGACCCCAAAATACTGA
- the LOC132798149 gene encoding D-3-phosphoglycerate dehydrogenase, giving the protein MPLKIQNVLVCDAVDKSCVDLLQEHGINVTYKLKLPVDELCKEVKNFDAAIVRSDTKITAEVLAAGAGSLKVVGRAGAGVDNIDVTAATSHNVVVLNTPGGNSISACELTCILIGALARPVVPAGQSMKEGRWDRKLYSGSELYGKTLAVLGLGRIGREVGIRMKTWGMRVIGYDPITTEAEAKAAGIEKMTLEQIWPLADYITVHTPLIPATRNLISTETLSKCKHGVKVVNVARGGIIDEQAVLDALESGKCAGAAFDVYPEEPPKSEVTKALINHPKVVATPHLGASTSEAQVRVAVEVAEQFIALNGTSPKYTTYLGVINREALSHYQ; this is encoded by the exons ATGCCGctgaaaattcaaaatgttctAGTCTGCGATGCAGTCGATAAATCGTGTGTAGACCTTTTACAAGAGCACGGCATCAAC GTTACGTACAAGCTTAAACTGCCAGTTGATGAGCTCTGCAAGGAAGTAAAG AACTTTGATGCTGCGATTGTACGCTCAGATACAAAAATAACGGCGGAAGTCCTTGCAGCTGGAGCTGGGAGTCTTAAGGTTGTGGGTCGAGCTGGAGCAGGAGTAGACAATATCGATGTGACTGCAGCGACTTCGCACAATGTCGTTGTCCTTaa CACTCCGGGTGGCAATTCTATTTCGGCTTGTGAACTGACGTGCATCCTAATTGGCGCTCTCGCGCGCCCCGTTGTGCCTGCCGGTCAGAGCATGAAGGAAGGTCGCTGGGACAGGAAATTGTATAGTGGCAGCGAACTCTATGGAAAAACTCTGGCGGTGCTTGGACTGGGACGCATCGGACGTGAAGTGGGCATTCGTATGAAGACCTGGGGCATGAGG GTTATTGGCTATGATCCCATCACCACGGAGGCCGAGGCTAAGGCGGCGGGTATTGAAAAGATGACCTTAGAACAGATTTGGCCGCTGGCCGATTATATTACTGTGCACACTCCTCTGATACCAGCTACCAGAA ATCTCATCTCCACGGAAACGCTTTCAAAGTGCAAACATGGTGTCAAAGTTGTCAACGTGGCACGCGGCGGCATCATCGATGAGCAGGCTGTTTTGGATGCTCTTGAGAGTGGCAAATGCGCTGGCGCAGCATTTGATGTCTACCCTGAGGAGCCACCCAAGTCGGAGGTCACCAAAGCACTCATCAATCATCCTAAAGTTGTGGCCACACCTCACTTGGGCGCTAGTACCTCAGAGGCTCAAGTCCGTGTTGCTGTTGAAGTAGCAGAACAATTTATTGCCCTCAATGGCACGTCGCCAAAGTACACAACATACCTGGGCGTTATCAACAGGGAAGCCCTCAGCCATTATCAGtaa
- the LOC132798150 gene encoding uncharacterized protein LOC132798150, with protein sequence MFRLKDILLMLQSHPKCWLFIILESTVLLGIIQPFNELTYRDMPREIAYSLLYTGCAMSTFYYGYGIVLLRTTGSCNDFLCRICGASLKIWNTFSFLMMLPWSMKIYAQIDKISSCILSSINQHPNIHVIFGDIILVSQLLLLWISLIFAIIHGYNMTTGLRINQPRRNQELRAYAMALNRSLGFEMIRIP encoded by the coding sequence ATGTTTAGATTGAAGGATATTCTATTGATGTTGCAATCGCATCCTAAATGCTGGTTATTTATTATACTGGAGTCGACAGTGCTACTGGGTATTATACAACCTTTCAATGAGCTTACTTATCGCGATATGCCACGTGAAATAGCATACAGTCTGCTATACACAGGTTGCGCGATGAGTACATTTTACTACGGATATGGAATAGTGCTGCTAAGAACAACCGGGTCATGTAATGACTTTCTATGTCGGATCTGTGGAGCTAGTCTCAAAATTTGGAATACCTTCAGTTTCCTTATGATGCTGCCTTGGAGTATGAAAATATACGCACAGATTGATAAGATATCTAGCTGCATTTTAAGTTCGATCAATCAACATCCAAACATTCATGTGATCTTCGGAGATATAATACTTGTATCTCAACTATTATTACTTTggatttcattaatttttgctATAATCCATGGATATAATATGACAACTGGTCTGCGTATAAATCAACCTCGACGTAATCAAGAACTTAGAGCATATGCAATGGCTTTGAATCGTTCGCTCGGCTTTGAGATGATTCGAATTCCTTGA
- the LOC132798144 gene encoding LOW QUALITY PROTEIN: guanylate cyclase 32E (The sequence of the model RefSeq protein was modified relative to this genomic sequence to represent the inferred CDS: deleted 1 base in 1 codon): MCPVNTAKSRGIPDICFLLVAITLLSCQRSHSIAASKDTINIGFLAEYSQMRVTLGGLPLAVEDVNKNVNLLPGKTLTFTPFDIGNKMSSYRVRPLRFMTEMREKKVKAFIGPDESCTTEALLASAWNTPMLSFKCSDSIVSNKNTFHTFARTLAPASKVSKSVISLLNAYDWKKFAIVVSSKPIWGSDVASAIQELAESRNFTITHFKYISDYIPIKKTLSQIENIVEETYATTRIYVFIGEHIAMVDFVRCLQNRKLLESGEYIVISVDDEIYNANRRVNIMERNYLDPYIRKEKSKSLDKISFRSVIKISMTYPQNPHIRDICAKIKEYARKAPFLVPYHQRVYENISVPIYGLHLYDSVMIYARAITEILQLGGDINDGSLVMSHIFNRSYHSIQGFDVFIDSNGDAEGNYTVITLQSDASGGSTGNSIAKMSMLPVGFFVYNKDSLIPEFRYIKNGRTIQWLNGRPPLAEPMCGFHGELCPRKKLDWRYLITAPLCVFVLIVAIALLLKHYRYEQTLAGLLWKVDMKEVTVINLGEYNNPSHKNIVQICRQSILVVGEPNKRSFTNIALFRGNIVAMKKIHKKNVDITRSVRKELKLMREVRHENIINFIGASIDHGSVIIFTTYCARGSLEDVLANEDLHLDHMFISSLVTDILKGMIYLHDSEIISHGNLRSSNCLIDSRWVCQISDFGLHELKAGQDEPNKIELEMKRSLTMAPELLRNSLRPARGSQKGDIYSFGILLYEMIGRNGTWGETTYTNEEIIELVKRPDLLQHGVFRPALSYLDIPNYIRQCLRLCWEEDPEVRPDIRLVRMHLKELQAGLKPNIFDNMLAIMEKYAYNLEGLVQERTNQLYEEKKKTDMLLYQMLPKTVAELLKSGDPVKAECFDCVTILFSDIVGFTELCTTSTPFEVVEMLNDLYTCCDSIISNYDVYKVETIGDAYMVVSGLPLKNGNRHVGEIASLALHLIETVGNLKIRHKPTEMMQLRIGLHSGPCAAGVVGQKMPRYCLFGDTVNTASRMESTGEAMKIHISELTYQLLQNIGGYICVERGLTSIKGKGDLRTYWLTKRLKSEIRSLTIKDWTPDLISTVDSINTCCPPIHRSEDTSLLHPKSLRSGSCNCATKSLYIRRSDDNVTTTQDTSIMQKISEPGQINCNQLCVCRLKSSQVFNNRSPRSAPSITFRL; encoded by the exons ATGTGTCCGGTTAACACGGCCAAAAGCCGCGGTATTCCTGATATTTGCTTTCTTCTTGTGGCTATCACTTTGCTGTCATGTCAGCGGAGCCATAGCATAGCAGCCAGCAAAGACACCATAAATATTGGATTCCTTGCGGAATACTCTCAAATGCGC GTGACACTTGGCGGCCTTCCGCTTGCCGTTGAAGAtgtcaataaaaatgttaatttgttgCCGGGGAAAACACTGACCTTTACGCCATTTGATATAGGCAACAAAATGAGCTCATATCGAGTAAGACCATTAAG ATTTATGACAGAAATGAGGGAGAAAAAGGTAAAAGCTTTTATTGGGCCCGATGAAAGCTGCACAACTGAGGCTTTACTTGCATCTGCCTGGAATACTCCAATGCTTTCATTC AAATGCTCCGACTCAATTGTTTCGaataaaaacacttttcaTACATTTGCACGTACTCTCGCCCCAGCGTCAAAG GTTTCGAAGAGTGTGATAAGTCTGCTAAATGCATACGATTGGAagaaatttgcaattgttgtaaGTTCGAAGCCAATTTGGGGCTCGGATGTAGCTAGCGCTATACAG GAACTGGCAGAATCTAGGAACTTTACAATCACTCATTTTAAGTACATATCGGACTATATacccataaaaaaaacattatctcaaattgaaaatattgttgaaGAAACCTACGCAACAACGCGGA tatacgtattcATTGGAGAACACATCGCCATGGTGGACTTTGTTCGATGCTTACAAAACAGGAAACTTCTGGAAAGCGGAGAATATATCGTTATATCTGTAGATGATGAAATTTATAATGCAAATCGTCGTGTTAATATCATGGAACGTA ATTATTTAGATCCTTATattagaaaagaaaagagcaaATCCCTGGACAAAATCTCATTTCGTTCagttataaaaataagcaTGACATATCCACAAAATCCTCATATTCG TGATATTTGTGCTAAAATTAAGGAATATGCACGCAAAGCACCCTTCCTAGTACCCTACCACCAACGAGTTTACGAAAACATATCG GTGCCTATTTATGGCTTGCACTTGTACGACAGCGTAATGATTTATGCGCGTGCTATAACAGAGATACTTCAGCTTGGAGGGGACATTAACGATGGGAGTCTCGTAATGAGTCATATATTTAATAGGTCCTACCACTCCATTCAGGGTTTCGAT GTATTCATTGACTCCAATGGCGATGCAGAGGGTAATTATACTGTGATCACATTACAGAGTGATGCGAGTGGAGGTAGCACGGGTAATTCGATAGCAAAAATGTCGATGCTGCCTGTAGGGTTCTTTGTATATAATAAGGATTCTCTAATACca gAATTTCGTTATATCAAAAATGGTCGAACTATTCAATGGCTTAATGGACGCCCGCCGCTAGCTGAGCCAATGTGTGGCTTCCACGGGGAGTTGTGTCCTCGGAAGAAATTGGATTGGCGTTATCTAATAACAGCTCCTCTATGCGTATTTGTGTTGATAGTAGCCATCGCCCTTCTGCTCAA GCACTACCGTTATGAACAAACTTTGGCTGGCTTATTGTGGAAAGTAGATATGAAGGAAGTGACCGTAATTAATCTGGGCGAATACAATAATCCTAgccataaaaatatt GTCCAAATATGTCGACAAAGTATTCTGGTTGTTGGAGAACCAAATAAAAGATCATTCACAAACATTG CTCTTTTTCGTGGAAACATCGTCGCtatgaaaaaaatacataaaaagaaTGTGGATATAACCAGATCGGTTCGCAAGGAGTTGAAATTAATGCGTGAG GTTCGtcatgaaaatataataaattttattggtGCATCAATTGATCACGGATCGGTGATAATATTCACCACATACTGTGCCAGAGGCAGCCTAGAAGATGTACTTGCGAATGAGGACTTGCATTTGGATCATATGTTTATATCTTCATTGGTTACGGATATACTGAAAGGCATGATTTACTTACACGATTCGGAGATAATATCGCACGGAAATCTAAGGTCTAGCAACTGTCTTATCGATTCTCGATGGGTATGCCAAATCTCTGATTTTGGACTCCATGAATTAAAAGCCGGCCAGGATGAACCCAATaa AATTGAATTGGAAATGAAACGCTCCCTTACCATGGCACCTGAActtttaagaaattctttgaGACCAGCCCGTGGTTCCCAGAAGGGCGATATTTACTCCTTTGGCATTTTACTATACGAGATGATTGGGCGTAATGGAACCTGGGGTGAAACTACATATACCAATGAAG aaataattgaattagtAAAACGGCCCGACTTACTGCAACATGGAGTGTTTCGCCCAGCTCTTAGCTACcttgatataccaaactatATACGGCAATGCTTGCGACTTTGCTGGGAAGAAGATCCTGAAGTCCGTCCCGATATACGACTTGTTAGAATGCATCTAAAAGAACTGCAAGCGGGATT AAAACCAAACATATTTGATAACATGCTGGCAATTATGGAAAAATACGCCTATAATCTGGAGGGTTTAGTACAAGAACGCACAAATCAACTATacgaagagaaaaagaaaacagacaTGCTACTCTATCAAATGCTACCGAA AACGGTAGCAGAGTTGTTGAAAAGTGGTGACCCAGTTAAAGCCGAGTGTTTTGACTGCGTTACTATACTCTTTAGTGACATTGTTGGTTTTACAGAACTTTGTACGACTAGCACACCTTTTGAAGTAGTTGAAATGCTAAACGATTTGTATACATGCTGCGATTCTATTATATCGAACTATGATGTTTATAAG GTGGAAACAATTGGAGATGCTTATATGGTAGTATCCGGACTACCCTTGAAAAATGGCAACCGACATGTGGGGGAAATAGCCTCTCTCGCTCTACACTTAATAGAAACAGTAGGGAATCTCAAAATACGTCACAAGCCGACGGAAATGATGCAACTGCGGATTGGGCTCCACTCTGGACCTTGTGCAGCTGGCGTAGTTGGTCAAAAA ATGCCTCGTTATTGCCTATTTGGGGACACTGTTAATACAGCTTCCCGAATGGAGAGTACTGGGGAGGCAATGAAAATCCACATTTCAGAGCTGACTTATCAGCTGCTGCAAAATATCGGAGGCTATATATGTGTTGAACGAGGACTAACTAGTATTAAG GGCAAAGGTGACTTGCGGACTTATTGGTTGACCAAGCGACTTAAATCCGAAATACGATCACTGACGATTAAAGATTGGACACCCGATTTAATCAGCACTGTTGATTCTATCAATACCTGCTGTCCACCGATACATCGTAGCGAAGATACATCCCTACTGCATCCGAAAAGCCTGCGTTCAGGCTCTTGTAATTGCGCCACTAAATCTTTATACATCCGTCGATCTGATGATAATGTTACAACCACACAGGACACATCCATTATGCAGAAAATCAGCGAGCCAGGGCAGATCAATTGCAATCAGTTATGCGTGTGCCGGCTA AAAAGCAGTCAGGTATTCAACAATCGGAGCCCTCGCTCTGCACCGAGCATTACTTTTAGACTTTAG